From Salminus brasiliensis chromosome 12, fSalBra1.hap2, whole genome shotgun sequence:
TgggtgtgacaaaaaaaaaataaaaataatataaaatgaaatgaaacagtaGCAGTATGACTGGGGCTAAATCAGAGGCTCAGTGATACTGAACGGACGCCTCTCCACTGGCCAGTAACTGTGAAATACTGCAGTTAATCCAAAAAGACCCTgcttaaaggggaagtccactGATACAGAACATTTTCCGTATAATTTAACAACTGTAATCAAACCGATTCAGAGTGGGTCTGGTGGGtctggtgggtttggtgtgaaacgctgggttctagataagctcccccagtcagagctggagttctacagtggaggttctagataagctcccccagtcagagctggagttctacagtggtggttctagataagctcccccagtcagagctggagttctacagtggaggtgaaggggagcagacgtctgaagctctaataaaagctcctcacagaaagttcttcacctaatggtgatgaagacgctgcctgatgtctgagacactgttctaccagagttctgagaagagtttggctctagaacctgcttttaaaatcagatcattaaaatggtggagggatacatgctgcctttagggtgtagtgcagctacagaaagtagtccccaGAGAGTATTTTTTGTTccttttacattattttactattttaattaaCATTGCCTATAAAGCTCAGAAGCttcaaacccactctgaatgagttCATCTCAGCCACTGAAAGATGCTGACATGTCTAAAAATATGCCAAATCCCCTTTAAAGCTCTTTAAGAATATGAATGCCTGTTTAGTGGTACGGGTCAAACTGCCTGTTAAACTacatagaaaaataaaacaagggcgcccccttgtggagattATATTACAGCTGGAGCTGTgacagttctgttacatcagttCAACTAGTTCAGCAGTTTTAACCAGAACTTCCAGCACATGGTTTGTTTTGTAAAGTTCTGTGACGCAGTCCTTTCCATTCGAGATGAgcaagtaaataaaatgactaaGTATTCCCAGATGCCGTGAAGCAGTTTTCCCAAACGCAGCCACGTCATGGGGCCCAAAAACAGAAAAGATAAAATTGCAAATGAGAGAACAGCTTGGTGATGCGGCATGCAGGTGACCTGACTGATCCTGTGTGAGTTAAACTGCCGTCTCGGTTGCCTGGTCTATTTACACATAAATGACTCATCTGGCCCACAGTGGTGGGAAATGACCAGACTGGACTGGCAGAGGCTGTGTTGAGCTTTCTGTCTCTTCCTACAGCTTCCACAGGCTAGTTCTGTTAATCTGTTAAAAATCTGATCTACAGATCGTCACTGTCATATAAAATCCATGAACTTCACTTTTTCAGTGTTGACGTATTTAACCCAATTGAAAAATCCAGCTGCTCTTGGTTTAATGTGGGGATTTTTTGGATTCACGGACCAACAGAAATAGTCCAAAACGACTGGAAGCTCCTATTACATTAACCCACATTAAAATGAATGTAATATACAGGGTTTTGGTATGACAGTGAGAATACAGCAGTATAATGTAGAAAATCTTATGTTGTTCATGTTGTTTTGCATAATGAAAGGTCTAAGACACATTCCTGCTTGTGTGGCTGAACTACAACCACGGCATTTAAGTCACTGTGACATTTAGCTAGAAAGAAAAgtgtgttttgacaaatatctaAAATGAAGTGCTGCACTGATGTAGATGTATGCATCATTTTCATATGATTAAATTGGGTTTATGTAATACACAGTGCTGTACAGAGGGTTTAGTCCCCTAACCCCAGTATTCTAAACCCCTGTCCCTCAGCAGTAAgagtttactgtagaagctctaGATCCCATTACAACAGATGGAGGTAAatataaaaaggagaaacaagagcttctcattctgaagaaagaaagtagtgagatcttgtcggtgagctagtctgaagaacagagctcggttcctccaggtttctcctggacgctccccagtccagccagcacagcgtggaggatgtgttcaactcaatcagcagcagcagcagcagcagcagcagcagctcacctgatttaccatcattaagccctgatttaccaccaaaccaggtgttgatctgaggagaactctaaataacactagactccatgaggagaactttgatgatggagaaccaccaccacgttctgtaggagtgttattaatGTTTATGCTAATATTagaaattataatattattttactgaggagataaaaCACTTACTGCCAAGATAAACAGCTTCACACTGATTTACACAGGGgactaaaacttttgcacagcactgtatatttgtatttatgtgGAAATGAATAATCAAATAAATTGCAGCACTTCTCAGTATGGaggtgtgtctgtctgtctgtctgtgtgtgtgtgtgtgtgtgtgtgtgtgtgtgtgtgtattgcagtAAGAAAATAATCCAGGGCCTAAACCGCCCAAAGCATCAGATCATAGTAAGGTGGTAGAGCAGTAAGGTCATCTTCTCTAACAGTTTAAGATGATCTTAACGCAGCAGTGTGctcaggcgtgtgtgtgtgtgtgtgtgtgtgagggtgtgtggtgGTCAGCCAGTGCAATGGCACAGCAGGACGACCCTCGAGACACTGGTCGCTGTAATCTGTGTGTCCTGTGGCTCGCACAGTGAAGGTTAGCGATTCTGAATGCTCACTGGAGGAAACTCAGTCTCGTCGTCCAGACACACAGGTCCAGCTGCAAACTCGTGCTCTGGAATAACCTCGCCCCTACTGACCCCACCGTCCTCAGAGTAACCTGACCAGAGAAAAAGGAACAGAGGGGTTAGTTCACGTCATCTGAGCGGCTGACCGTGTCTACAAACGCTCCAGTCAAGCTATAAGCCAAGAGAGGCCATGTGGctcttgggtaagactccttaCTCCACAGTCAGGAGTACCATGATTGACCTGTaagagctctggataagagcatcagataAATGCAgtaatcttgtatctccatttttgaggTTTGTcatttttctccataatgtgaatctgttgCTGTAGCTGTTTaaactgtatcagaatttcatgatgaatggaccaatagaaatgcaccaaaatgacctggaatcacatcttttacattgacttccattgaaaattcaGAAGGTTTTTGCAAGACAGCAACGAAATATACATGTAAAGCCCTCAAAGCTCCGTAATTGGTTAACAGGCCAATATCATGAAAAACCTGCCTcatgttttttaaattaaaagtttattttaaAGTTTTCAGATGCATCGTTCATTCTCCACTCCTTATATGTGGAATCtcatacatatgtatgtatatttaatttcattctTATGATGTAATTAAAAACAATTTCACATTTATGAACTATTTAGCCCACGGTAGCCTAGCTCCACCCATTTGtgctgaagttataaggggTGTTTCAGCACAATACAAGACAGCCAATTAGAACAGAGATGATTAACATCCATTAGTCGCAAAGACACAGGGGATAGAGGTGGGAAAATGCTCctgtaaaaatatgtattttctggacgtgtgtgcgtgtgtgtgtgtgtgtgtgtgtgtgtgtgtgagagagagactgaggtcAGCACCTGTTAGAGTGGCAGATATGGGTGCAGATGTGGGGATGGCGGCGGTGGCAGCATAGGACTGTGGAGCTCCTGGGCCCTCAGAAACAGCAGCCTCCTCACGCTCCTCATCTGAGCCCAACAACctgcagacacagacacacacacacaaatacacaactaTTTACTGCCCCGCCTGGGGATCTGGAGctagaggagcaggtgtccggATACTTATTACTTATACGAATTAACAGGGTAATTCCTCAGCTAATTATTAAACCTATGAGTAATCACTGCTGCTATTTTCCTTAAGAATTAAAGGCCTCACCTGTGCGTCTGCACCAGTGTGCATTCACCCCCGTCCTGAGGGTCAATGTTATAGATAAAGAGCTGCTCGTCAGACGAGGCCACAAGCAGCCGTGGAAGCTTCTGGATTCTGGAAGTAAAGATGTAAACACGAGATCTATAAAGCTACAGCCCAGTAGGACATCATTACCTTCATACAAGCCTTCCTTACTGCATTGTGAATCTGGTCAACGCTTTAAGGCTCTGACCACCTGAGTGATCCTTTAAAAAGCAGAATAAGTCCCGGGCAGCCCTGGGTTGTTGTGCAGGTCAGTGTGGGAAATCAGCTTTACGCTCTCTGCAAGAGTTTTTTAGTGGTTCTACTGTATAAACCATGACAACTTAAAGGACCAATTGGAtgctcaaatggttctttgcctggtgaAAGGGTTCTTTATATAAGAAAAAACCTGTGtgcagtactatatagaacctgttttgctgtacagtcatTTGCTGAAGAAGATTTTCAGATTTCCTCTGagagtgtgttttctgttgtgctctgagataagagtgtgtatgggtgtgtgtgtgttggggggtgcTATCACTCACGATGCAAGTGTGCAGACGTTCTTCTGTCCGGCTGTGTGCAGGCGGACGGTGGCGAAGGCTCGATCCTGACTCATCATTCCGGAAACCTGCGCTGGGAGGTAGCTGCTGGCCGCCGTAAACATCTTTCCCACATACGCTGACCAGGTGGGGGTTTCCTCctcaccactacacacacacatacacacacacacacacacacacacacacacacacacacacacacacacacacacttgttttaatacatgtattgaggaACACCCTAACAAGAACAGTCTAgcccctaaacttaaccctaaacttaacccaatCATCACTgtattaaacctaaccttaaccttaaccccaacatAACCacaccaaccctaaacctaaccctaatctcaagCCTAACCCAACCTCAAGGTCCAAACTAAcctttctgctctttttttcaTGTCGTCCTGTCATTGTGAGAGCATTggatcctgtgtgtgtgtgtgtgtgtgtgtgtgtgtgtgtgtgtgtgtgtgtgtgtgtaaaatagaTGATACCTCGGGCCGTGCTGCTCCAGTTTGAAGATGTGCACTGTCTCTGTGTTGCTGGAGGCGCACAGGAACTGAGCGTCAGGGCTGAAGGACAGGGAGCTAATGTTCACatacctgcagacacacacacacacacacacacacacacacagtcaacacACACAATGTACAGGACAGATCCTGTATGACTGTGTTGATGTATATGCATGACTTTGTGTGTGcaccaaaaacacattttccatCCTCCGTTTAtccattacaattacaaataatacaagagtcattctggagcatttctattggtccattcatcatgaaattctgctacagtataaagaacagctgccagattcataaTTTGACCTTATTATATTATGGGAAAATAGTCCAAAATTGagagacaaggtttttgtgtgacagcaacgatatgcAGGGTTCTCATATgcaaatgaatataaaaaagtGTTGATGTCACAGTCATTAAGAATTATggaaaatgtgctgtttttgcagctgaGTTTCCAAACATGAACACATATCGACCGTATGGAGTGTATAACATGACATAACAACCATATACCAAACAGCACATGTGGtaatgtgtgtgttcctgtgtttgtgtgtgagtgtgtgtgatgctggttATTCCAACCTCTTCATTCCTCTGCGAAATTCGAACAGACGCAGTCCTTCTGGAATGGAGAACACTCGAATCACAGTGCCCTAAAAACACCAAGCAGAGGACACTAATCAgtgcatttatatatttatatatataaatgtgtgtgtgtgtacacatgtactgtatgtgtgtgttctaacTATCTTATTTcttatatatagaaataaaatttGAATGTAGTTTAActgaatttatttcattttaactgAACAGACTGTGTTTACCCTCTCAGAGGCGCTGGCGAGTTTGGTTCCTGAGGCGTTAAAGGTGATGGCGGCTAGTGGGCTGTCGTGAGCGGGGATCATAGTGACCGTGTTctaggagagagaagaaaaactcACTGTACCTTTATTGGGCAGTTTGGTAAAAAATTAACTAACCATGTGAAAGTagctagtcctttaggggcCTCAGCAGTaactgtttaccgggagccaaaGCACCGGACATTAGCTGCTAGCCAATAGGAGGTATTGAAGGATAGTCATTTATGTAGGGGCCAACGATATTGGTCTAGGGCAGTCTGAAGAGACTAAGGATAAcgttaaagaggtggttaaactggcccagatgaTTTCCGATGCTGTATCTTGCTCTGGCTCCATCCCAATGAGGCACAGCTGGATGTCTAAGAGGTGTTTAGGTAGGGACGGTGTCCACCCCACAAACATCATATTCACACTGTAGCAGAACcccctcagacctaaagctgtGTAATTCATCAACATTCTCCAAAACACAGATATGGTGAGCTTAGTTTACAACCAGAGCTGCTgagctaacactgctaagactgccaccaatctcatctctatAAACACGCCCCCAacaaatctccatttttgcttaAAATCTATCAAAAAGCCACATAAACAAATTTACTTTACCAAATTATCTTTTTGACACATTTGATCTGAAGCTGGATCTACTTTATCATCCTCATCACGTCCCGCTCTGTAGAGCTTTTCCACCCTCAGACTGGAGCACAGTGGGCGGAGTGATACCACACACTGCGCTGAGGTGAAGGTGGTTCCGGTTCCTCCagtgttcctcagctctgtggttctggttctgtttgggtttatagactaaagtaagtCCCACCGTCTCCTAAACCTCATCCATCTACCAGCTGATGAAGAGCTGGAGGAGCTCTAAGACGCGCTGAGAGGTGAACGGTTTTGGGGGCGTGTCTACAGAGATGAGTAAATTGGTGACAGCTTAAGTCCGGTGTATGTTAGCAACATTTGTCATGTTTGTTAGTGTTGTGATGGATGGTGTGTGGTGTTTAGCTTGTTACCAGATTGTTGGCATCATAGACGATGATTTCTCCGATGGTGGCACTGCCAGGATACGCCAGGTAAGAGTTGGAATGGTTTATGGAGAGAGCACAGAGACCTGCAGACACAGCAACAGCGTGCCAATGTGTGAAATATAATTatacattaaagcagcattatgtgagattTTTTACTTTCTACTCCCGGGCTCCCCCTAGAGGTGGAGAGTGTAAATCAAATGAACTCCACTGCAGTAATTACAAATCAGGCTTTGATTTgcaccccctcatggacagctgtacacatgcatttctggacagtgtgaaagctgcagaagcttgatctgaaggtggagcagcatgtgctctgaggtggtagagtaacactacaggattttacactaatatgactctatgggttctgcagtgttacacagcagttctggagagaggttctcctcctgcagctctaccaccaaacctccatagtgcagtagcagcagcagcgctccggccgggagtgggaatgacggagatcCTGAAGCTGATGCTTTAAGGTAgaactgatacaggatgatggttgaAATACACAGAGAGTGATCTGTCTCACCTGAGGGGTTTGGTGGTGTGTTCAGAAGAGTCTTTAGAAGCTTCATGTCCTTTATATTGTGAATGTAGATGGATTCTTCCAGACAAACAACCAGCCTCTGCAGtgtaacacatacacacacattatgagGTTAAAGAATAACTAAAAAAAGAGCAGCTCTGAAGCAACACAACTGAATATCCACAAAGAGTGGAGGTTAAAACGCCTGAACTATTAAACGCATGacttggtgctgctgctgcttgtgAGATGCATGACAGTGGTGATATTAGCACAGTCAGTTTTTTTGGAAAACTATTTATTACTGTTCCTTAATATATTGTAACATTGACACCTCTGAATATTCATAATATACCTTTCATAAATTATGAGTTAACGAGTCAAAATGCTACAAGCAGGCTATCATGAAAGTAAGTGGACTATTCCACACCTCAAGTCTCTCTTCATGAACTCTACTTTCTAAACCCTGGTCATTTCTGTCAGAGTGAAAACCAGAGGTCAACCCAACAGAACAGCACATGACGGCAGAGGTCTAAGATCTGGGTGatggtgttatccactacgcTCCATTAAAATGGCAAAACTTGGAAAAACTGACTATTTATGGAACGTTCCAGTGTGCACGTCTGTTCCCGCTGACAAGGGCAGAATTTTCCCCTTACTACAAATATagccgatcagccaagacatgaaTGATGCCACACAGTTTGAGAAGAGCGTGATGATTTAGTCCTACAGTTAGAAGTGTTAACAATAGGGATCCCTACTCTCTCAAAAGTGCTGCGCTCTAGGGAGGGACTATttagtttcttcctccagctcctttttccttgccactgtggtctTGGTATTaagttttcatgtcttcttatgttgttgattactgattctgtaaagctgctttgtgacaccaccagttgtaaaaagctatacaaataaatttgatttgatttgatttattaagTAGAGCTAAAGACCTGAGTGGCTGAGCTGTGTTTACagcttcatacacacacacacacacacaccaactgaAGTCAGTCAAGTGTTGAGCTGTTCATGGAGTAATCACTGACCATAATATTGCAACACTGTGTTGAGCAACCTCAACCTACTGTTAATCAACTACATATATATGTGAATATTCACAGTATCCAGTGGCTTGTAACTTTCACTGCTTATATGAGCATTTATTAAATTTCATTCCACTATCTTGCTTAGTAGCACAGAGACTCGCAATGCCTTCTGGTCCACATTCAGCTCATGTAGTGAGAGCTACACCGTCCTCTAGATATTACCAGTGCGCTGTGTGCATTGTGCccttaaactcaaataaactcCATTGTGGTCACTGAGGTCACTGGGGCTTCTGGGGTAAAGTTAGGGAGGAACTGTGTAAATGAGACTCTGAGGGGGCTGTACCTGTCGGTTGAGGCGCACGGCGAGGATGGTGTTGGAATAGCTGTAGTTACAGATTTCGGTGCCTTTCTTGAAGTGGTAGACATTCATGCGACGTGGCATGGCCTggctcaccaccaccaccaggctGCTGGAGAACAGCCGCTCCACGATGTAAACGTCCGGGCTTTCTgctgagagacagaaataaaCACACCCACAGACCGGCTAAATTAcccaagagaaaaaaaaactataacaAGCAAACGCACACGGCAACACCACAcctaaacaaacacacccagagACAAATCCCAACCTAATCTGTGTGCTCTGGACCTCAGCACTGATTAGGTACAGTCTGAAGACTAGAGGACTACAGTACGGCTCAGCGGCTCTTAACAAACGGGACACAGCTGTGGTTCTCCTCCatcaacacattttatttacactccaatataataattttatttatttaaatgtttgttttgatTAAAACCTTTAGCAGTGGTAACAGTATTCAGCAGTGCTTTGTATTGTGTATCTGCAGACCTGTCAGAGTGCCCATACTGATCCTATGCAGtgcacactgcagactctacacTGAGAACACCCCTCACTGCTTACTGAGCTCTAACACTGCGGCACAGCAGCGAAAACAAAGGACTCAGGTAAGGATTAAAATATCCGATACTCCACATAATACTCCAAGATTTGTGTAGATAGACCCCTTACCAGTCCATTAGATCTGATTAGGACGAGTCaatactagggatgcaccaatccgatattaggatcgaaTATCGGCCCCAATATTTACTAAAATAGCTGGATTGgatatcggataattaggccgatccatggaaccgatcctttcactttaacttgatggtgtgagactgcactaaatgtgcaaataaataaataaacaaatgacaaataaatgtCAATTTAgtaaatgtacatatatgtgTTAATTAATcaccggatcggtgcatccctggtCAATGCAGGCAGGACCATGCTaactggtgtacataagcttccattcCTTGTTAggtacattagcctcatagctccagtgcaaacacGTCCTAGCTGGTAGAGCAGCTGGGGTGGCTGTGTAAGAACAGAAAACTGTGCTTTTTAATATTCTGcttatttaattgtttattatCTCAGGCTGGTCCTCAGGAACAGACTCCAGATGTTGAACAGATGCCACATCTGCACTGGTTTCATGTTGATAGCTTGTtcctcaaaaagtaaaaaataaataaataatcagatATTTAAACTAAAGATGATCTCATTCGCTAAGATGTCACTTTCCTGCAGTGTAGAACCTTTGCCCCAAGGCACCGAGTTCTGCACCATATTTCAGAACTGAcaggtgtgtgttggtgtgtgctgtgtgtagaCCAGCATTTCTCAAACCGGCCACATTTTGGCCTCGATTTATACAAGCAATACagcaaaaatgtggactgtGCAGAGGCCAGTGGACCGGGTCAAGCCTTTCTCCCCTACTCACCACTCTCATGGATACACTCCAGTCTGTCCACTGCGGTCACTGAGAACAGCCTGTATCCAGTTTTGGTGCCCACAGCCAAAGACCTGAGCAGAACAGAAGATCATAAATCTTACTAATGATTTTCTATGAACAGCTACTGCTGTacgtccatgttctagataacagagaGTCCTGCagggtcagaaaccacataagcacgtctattagagattactgaacaagCGATTAGCCATGCTACTTAGTGAGGCATTAGCTTTCATTACCTATTAGCTGCAATGGCCtaatagctccagtgctaatttgtattgtataagcttccattacttgttagctacataagccttgtagctacagtgctaactgCTAgtgtataagcttccattacttgttaggtacattagccttgtagctacagtgctaactgCTAGTGTATAAGCTTCAATTACTTGTTAggtacattagccttgtagctacagtgctaactgCTAgtgtataagcttccattacttgttaggtacattagccttgtagctacagtgctaactgCTAgtgtataagcttccattacttgttaggtacattagccttgtagctacagtgctaactgCTAgtgtataagcttccattacttgttagctacattagccttgtagctacagtgctaactgCTAgtgtataagcttccattacttgttaggtacattagccttgtagctacagtgctaactgCTAGTgtataagctttcattacttgttagctacattagccttgtagatACAGTGCTAACTGCTAGTGTATAAGCTTCCatttgcttgttagctacattagccttgtagctacagtgctaactgCTAgtgtataagcttccattacttgttaggtacattagccttgtagctacagtgctaactgCTAgtgtataagcttccattacttgttagctacattagccttgtagctacagtgctaactgCTAgtgtataagcttccattacttgttaggtacattagccttgtagctacagtgctaactgCTAGTgtataagctttcattacttgttagctacattagccttgtagatACAGTGCTAACTGCTAGTGTATAAGCTTCCatttgcttgttagctacattagccttgtagctacagtgctaactgCTAgtgtataagcttccattacttgttaggtacattagccttgtagctacagtgctaactgttggggtataagcttccattacttgttaggtacattagccttgtagctacagtgctaactgCTAgtgtataagcttccattacttgttaggtacattagccttgtagctacagtgctaactgCTAGTgtataagctttcattacttgttagctacattagccttgtagatACAGTGCTAACTGCTAgtgtataagcttccattacttgtgaggtacattagccttgtagctacagtgctaactgCTAgtgtataagcttccattacttgttagctacatt
This genomic window contains:
- the wipi1 gene encoding WD repeat domain phosphoinositide-interacting protein 1 isoform X3 yields the protein MEGEDGAGGACRPGLGCASFNQDSTSLAVGTKTGYRLFSVTAVDRLECIHESAESPDVYIVERLFSSSLVVVVSQAMPRRMNVYHFKKGTEICNYSYSNTILAVRLNRQRLVVCLEESIYIHNIKDMKLLKTLLNTPPNPSGLCALSINHSNSYLAYPGSATIGEIIVYDANNLNTVTMIPAHDSPLAAITFNASGTKLASASERGTVIRVFSIPEGLRLFEFRRGMKRYVNISSLSFSPDAQFLCASSNTETVHIFKLEQHGPSGEEETPTWSAYVGKMFTAASSYLPAQVSGMMSQDRAFATVRLHTAGQKNVCTLASIQKLPRLLVASSDEQLFIYNIDPQDGGECTLVQTHRLLGSDEEREEAAVSEGPGAPQSYAATAAIPTSAPISATLTGYSEDGGVSRGEVIPEHEFAAGPVCLDDETEFPP
- the wipi1 gene encoding WD repeat domain phosphoinositide-interacting protein 1 isoform X2; the encoded protein is MEGEDGAGGACRPGLGCASFNQDSTSLAVGTKTGYRLFSVTAVDRLECIHESESPDVYIVERLFSSSLVVVVSQAMPRRMNVYHFKKGTEICNYSYSNTILAVRLNRQRLVVCLEESIYIHNIKDMKLLKTLLNTPPNPSGLCALSINHSNSYLAYPGSATIGEIIVYDANNLNTVTMIPAHDSPLAAITFNASGTKLASASERGTVIRVFSIPEGLRLFEFRRGMKRYVNISSLSFSPDAQFLCASSNTETVHIFKLEQHGPSGEEETPTWSAYVGKMFTAASSYLPAQVSGMMSQDRAFATVRLHTAGQKNVCTLASIQKLPRLLVASSDEQLFIYNIDPQDGGECTLVQTHRLLGSDEEREEAAVSEGPGAPQSYAATAAIPTSAPISATLTGYSEDGGVSRGEVIPEHEFAAGPVCLDDETEFPPINRCRDGSRRDKSRRP
- the wipi1 gene encoding WD repeat domain phosphoinositide-interacting protein 1 isoform X1 produces the protein MEGEDGAGGACRPGLGCASFNQDSTSLAVGTKTGYRLFSVTAVDRLECIHESAESPDVYIVERLFSSSLVVVVSQAMPRRMNVYHFKKGTEICNYSYSNTILAVRLNRQRLVVCLEESIYIHNIKDMKLLKTLLNTPPNPSGLCALSINHSNSYLAYPGSATIGEIIVYDANNLNTVTMIPAHDSPLAAITFNASGTKLASASERGTVIRVFSIPEGLRLFEFRRGMKRYVNISSLSFSPDAQFLCASSNTETVHIFKLEQHGPSGEEETPTWSAYVGKMFTAASSYLPAQVSGMMSQDRAFATVRLHTAGQKNVCTLASIQKLPRLLVASSDEQLFIYNIDPQDGGECTLVQTHRLLGSDEEREEAAVSEGPGAPQSYAATAAIPTSAPISATLTGYSEDGGVSRGEVIPEHEFAAGPVCLDDETEFPPINRCRDGSRRDKSRRP